In Puntigrus tetrazona isolate hp1 chromosome 18, ASM1883169v1, whole genome shotgun sequence, one genomic interval encodes:
- the dennd11 gene encoding DENN domain-containing protein 11 isoform X3 has protein sequence MVEQSDRAPLLDWEEVPPAELAPTAPSPETEDSVQSGLSGYSTEGGVRADIALNSSPARPNSVTAVSGESARSPQKHSGPGGDASATDEEGDCAFHGLSVRDRRITGWEEKDQIVAVFVVTFDTRSGNMIEWCLPQDVNLEGVEFKSMASGSHRISSDFIYFRKGCYFGLACFANMPVESELERGARMKSVGILSPSYTLLYRYMHFLENQVRHQLQCPGQYSPLEAFYEDKKAVLPPGGNGLVTACPTSALGPIVNRCMHPEMKITHPAGCMSQFIRFFGEQIMVLWKFALLRKRILIFSPPPVGVVCYRVYCCCCLANVSIPGMGVSVPEFRPFFYINVADISALETELSYVACTTEKIFEEKKELYDVYIDNQNVKTHRDSLQPLLRLNSADREKYRKLCEQRQLLLYSQEVDGDCTSNEEDLFILFFMEQNNRIFQTLSEVAGSADPTLTAEHVRAMGLDPQGDRGFLVDLLEIYGIDVMLVIDNPCCPSHS, from the exons ATGGTTGAGCAGTCGGATCGCGCTCCGCTGCTGGATTGGGAGGAGGTTCCCCCGGCCGAACTTGCCCCAACGGCTCCATCACCGGAGACTGAGGATTCAGTACAATCCGGTCTGTCTGGTTACTCGACGGAGGGCGGTGTACGGGCAGATATCGCTCTGAACTCAAGCCCGGCGAGACCGAACAGCGTAACAGCTGTTTCAGGTGAAAGTGCACGCTCTCCCCAGAAACACAGCGGCCCGGGAGGGGATGCTTCCGCCACTGATGAAGAGGGAGACTGCGCCTTTCATGGACTGTCAGTCAGGGATCGGAGGATCACAGGGTGGGAAGAAAAAGATCAAATCGTTGCGGTGTTCGTTGTGACTTTCGACACAAGATCTG GGAACATGATAGAATGGTGCCTACCTCAAGATGTGAATCTGGAGGGAGTAGAGTTCAAGTCTATGGCAAGCGGCTCTCATCGGATCTCAAGTGACTTCAT ATATTTTCGTAAAGGCTGTTACTTTGGACTAGCGTGCTTTGCCAACATGCCCGTGGAGAGTGAGCTGGAACGAGGAGCTCGGATGAAATCTGTTGGGATTTTGTCTCCTTCTTACACACTGCTATACCGTTACATGCACTTCCTGGAAAATCAAGTCCG GCACCAGTTGCAGTGTCCAGGTCAATACTCTCCACTTGAAGCTTTCTATGAGGATAAAAAGGCAGTGTTGCCCCCGGGAGGGAACGGCTTGGTCACAGCCTGCCCGACCAGTGCTCTTGGGCCTATAGTCAACCGCTGCATGCATCCAGAGATGAAG ATTACACACCCGGCTGGCTGCATGTCCCAGTTCATCCGCTTCTTTGGAGAGCAGATCATGGTGCTGTGGAAGTTTGCTTTGCTCAGGAAACGCATCCTCATTTTTTCTCCTCCCCCTGTCGGTGTGGTCTGCTATCGGG TATACTGTTGCTGCTGCCTTGCTAATGTATCCATTCCTGGGATGGGCGTCTCCGTCCCGGAGTTCCGCCCTTTTTTCTACATCAACGTTGCTGACATCTCCGCTCTCGAGACTGAGCTGTCTTACGTGGCCT GTACAACAGAGAAGATCTTTGAGGAAAAGAAGGAGCTGTATGACGTCTACATTGACAATCagaatgtaaaaacacatagaGACAGCCTCCAGCCTCTGCTTAGACTCAACAGTGCGGACAGAGAGAAGTATCGCAAGCTCTGTGAACAAAG GCAATTGCTGCTGTACTCTCAGGAGGTGGATGGAGACTGCACATCTAATGAGGAAGACCTTTTCATTTT GTTCTTCATGGAGCAAAACAACAGAATCTTCCAGACCCTGTCTGAGGTGGCGGGGAGCGCCGATCCTACCCTGACTGCTGAACATGTGAGAGCTATGGGCCTGGATCCTCAGGGTGACCGCGGTTTTCTCGTCGACCTGCTGGAAATCTACGGCATCGACGTCATGCTGGTTATCGACAACCCCTGCTGCCC GAGCCATTCCTGA
- the dennd11 gene encoding DENN domain-containing protein 11 isoform X4, producing MVEQSDRAPLLDWEEVPPAELAPTAPSPETEDSVQSGLSGYSTEGGVRADIALNSSPARPNSVTAVSGESARSPQKHSGPGGDASATDEEGDCAFHGLSVRDRRITGWEEKDQIVAVFVVTFDTRSGNMIEWCLPQDVNLEGVEFKSMASGSHRISSDFIYFRKGCYFGLACFANMPVESELERGARMKSVGILSPSYTLLYRYMHFLENQVRHQLQCPGQYSPLEAFYEDKKAVLPPGGNGLVTACPTSALGPIVNRCMHPEMKITHPAGCMSQFIRFFGEQIMVLWKFALLRKRILIFSPPPVGVVCYRVYCCCCLANVSIPGMGVSVPEFRPFFYINVADISALETELSYVACTTEKIFEEKKELYDVYIDNQNVKTHRDSLQPLLRLNSADREKYRKLCEQRQLLLYSQEVDGDCTSNEEDLFILFFMEQNNRIFQTLSEVAGSADPTLTAEHVRAMGLDPQGDRGFLVDLLEIYGIDVMLVIDNPCCP from the exons ATGGTTGAGCAGTCGGATCGCGCTCCGCTGCTGGATTGGGAGGAGGTTCCCCCGGCCGAACTTGCCCCAACGGCTCCATCACCGGAGACTGAGGATTCAGTACAATCCGGTCTGTCTGGTTACTCGACGGAGGGCGGTGTACGGGCAGATATCGCTCTGAACTCAAGCCCGGCGAGACCGAACAGCGTAACAGCTGTTTCAGGTGAAAGTGCACGCTCTCCCCAGAAACACAGCGGCCCGGGAGGGGATGCTTCCGCCACTGATGAAGAGGGAGACTGCGCCTTTCATGGACTGTCAGTCAGGGATCGGAGGATCACAGGGTGGGAAGAAAAAGATCAAATCGTTGCGGTGTTCGTTGTGACTTTCGACACAAGATCTG GGAACATGATAGAATGGTGCCTACCTCAAGATGTGAATCTGGAGGGAGTAGAGTTCAAGTCTATGGCAAGCGGCTCTCATCGGATCTCAAGTGACTTCAT ATATTTTCGTAAAGGCTGTTACTTTGGACTAGCGTGCTTTGCCAACATGCCCGTGGAGAGTGAGCTGGAACGAGGAGCTCGGATGAAATCTGTTGGGATTTTGTCTCCTTCTTACACACTGCTATACCGTTACATGCACTTCCTGGAAAATCAAGTCCG GCACCAGTTGCAGTGTCCAGGTCAATACTCTCCACTTGAAGCTTTCTATGAGGATAAAAAGGCAGTGTTGCCCCCGGGAGGGAACGGCTTGGTCACAGCCTGCCCGACCAGTGCTCTTGGGCCTATAGTCAACCGCTGCATGCATCCAGAGATGAAG ATTACACACCCGGCTGGCTGCATGTCCCAGTTCATCCGCTTCTTTGGAGAGCAGATCATGGTGCTGTGGAAGTTTGCTTTGCTCAGGAAACGCATCCTCATTTTTTCTCCTCCCCCTGTCGGTGTGGTCTGCTATCGGG TATACTGTTGCTGCTGCCTTGCTAATGTATCCATTCCTGGGATGGGCGTCTCCGTCCCGGAGTTCCGCCCTTTTTTCTACATCAACGTTGCTGACATCTCCGCTCTCGAGACTGAGCTGTCTTACGTGGCCT GTACAACAGAGAAGATCTTTGAGGAAAAGAAGGAGCTGTATGACGTCTACATTGACAATCagaatgtaaaaacacatagaGACAGCCTCCAGCCTCTGCTTAGACTCAACAGTGCGGACAGAGAGAAGTATCGCAAGCTCTGTGAACAAAG GCAATTGCTGCTGTACTCTCAGGAGGTGGATGGAGACTGCACATCTAATGAGGAAGACCTTTTCATTTT GTTCTTCATGGAGCAAAACAACAGAATCTTCCAGACCCTGTCTGAGGTGGCGGGGAGCGCCGATCCTACCCTGACTGCTGAACATGTGAGAGCTATGGGCCTGGATCCTCAGGGTGACCGCGGTTTTCTCGTCGACCTGCTGGAAATCTACGGCATCGACGTCATGCTGGTTATCGACAACCCCTGCTGCCCGTAA
- the agk gene encoding acylglycerol kinase, mitochondrial isoform X1 yields MARVVKVFRTLRNHWKKSTFAVCVLSYGGHWLYGKHCDSVLLREACIEARAFGHQLIGPQENLKKAMVILNPAACNGKANALFEKNAAPILHLAGVEVKIVKTDYEGQAKKLMEFMDQTDMLIIAGGDGTLQEVITGLLRRVDEETFSKIPIGFIPLGYSNSLSQSLHLVSDNKVQHITSATLSILKGETVPLDVLQIKSEKEQPVFALLGLRWGAFRDVASSISKYWYLGPLKTRAAHWFSSLKQWPQSHQASLSYLAPVPRPPDLPTEIPPRPSLLYRIYHRLHKYWNPPIEEPTKEPEPERWESKDISTLELTVSTHNKNPARRREDDSMVITLDSDSLTVGQFINEGTKKALNPMEFTEDASQIEASAASLNLPEEGAGFYDIDNEEYEAMSVEVRLLPRKLKFFCSAERREQLAQAQ; encoded by the exons ATGGCTCGAGTAGTGAAAGTGTTTCGGACTTTAAGAAACCACTGGAAAAAATCCACAttcgctgtgtgtgtgctgtcataTGGAGGACATTGGCTGTATGGAAAGCACTG TGACAGTGTGCTGCTGAGAGAAGCGTGTATAGAAGCCAGG GCATTTGGCCACCAGTTAATTGGACCTCAGGAGAATTTGAAGAAAGCCATGGTCATTCTAAATCCTGCTGCCTGTAATGG AAAAGCTAATGCGTTGTTTGAGAAGAATGCAGCTCCCATTTTACACTTAGCTGGTGTGGAGGTCAAGATTGTGAAG ACTGATTATGAAGGCCAGGCAAAAAAGCTCATGGAATTTATGGATCAAACAGACATGCTGATCATTGCTGGTGGTGATGGGACATTACAGGAG GTGATAACTGGCCTGCTGCGCAGAGTTGATGAG GAGACCTTCAGTAAAATACCAATCGGTTTCATTCCTCTGGGTTACAGTAACTCTTTGAGTCAGAGTTTACATCTGGTTTCTGACAACAAAGTACA ACACATTACCTCTGCAACCCTGTCCATACTGAAAGGAGAAACCGTTCCACTGGATGTTCTGCAGATAAAA AGTGAGAAGGAGCAGCCAGTGTTTGCTCTGTTAGGCTTACGTTGGGGTGCATTCAGGGACGTCGCTTCTTCTATCAGCAA ATATTGGTACCTTGGCCCTTTGAAAACAAGAGCAGCACATTGGTTTAGTAGCCTTAAG CAGTGGCCACAGTCTCACCAGGCCTCCCTCTCCTATCTGGCTCCTGTACCTCGTCCGCCTGACCTTCCCACTGAAATACCACCCAGACCGAGCCTTCTCTACCGCATCTACCACAGACTCCATAAATACTGGAACCCTCCTATAGAAG AGCCAACGAAAGAGCCTGAGCCAGAGCGATGGGAGAGTAAAGACATTTCCACATTGGAGCTCACAGTTAGCACACACAATAAGAACCCTGCCAGAAGA CGTGAGGACGATTCGATGGTTATAACTCTAGACTCAGACTCCCTCACAGTGGGTCAGTTCATCAACGAGGG AACTAAGAAAGCATTGAACCCAATGGAGTTTACAGAAGATGCTTCACAGATAGAAGCTAGCGCTGCTAGTCTCAATCTCCCTGAG GAGGGTGCTGGCTTTTACGACATCGACAATGAGGAATATGAGGCAATGTCTGTGGAAGTGAGACTGTTGCCACGGAAACTCAAGTTTTTTTGCAGTGCGGAGCGCAGAGAGCAGCTTGCACAGGCTCAGTGA
- the dennd11 gene encoding DENN domain-containing protein 11 isoform X2, whose amino-acid sequence MVEQSDRAPLLDWEEVPPAELAPTAPSPETEDSVQSGLSGYSTEGGVRADIALNSSPARPNSVTAVSGESARSPQKHSGPGGDASATDEEGDCAFHGLSVRDRRITGWEEKDQIVAVFVVTFDTRSGNMIEWCLPQDVNLEGVEFKSMASGSHRISSDFIYFRKGCYFGLACFANMPVESELERGARMKSVGILSPSYTLLYRYMHFLENQVRHQLQCPGQYSPLEAFYEDKKAVLPPGGNGLVTACPTSALGPIVNRCMHPEMKITHPAGCMSQFIRFFGEQIMVLWKFALLRKRILIFSPPPVGVVCYRVYCCCCLANVSIPGMGVSVPEFRPFFYINVADISALETELSYVACTTEKIFEEKKELYDVYIDNQNVKTHRDSLQPLLRLNSADREKYRKLCEQRQLLLYSQEVDGDCTSNEEDLFILFFMEQNNRIFQTLSEVAGSADPTLTAEHVRAMGLDPQGDRGFLVDLLEIYGIDVMLVIDNPCCPAVWGN is encoded by the exons ATGGTTGAGCAGTCGGATCGCGCTCCGCTGCTGGATTGGGAGGAGGTTCCCCCGGCCGAACTTGCCCCAACGGCTCCATCACCGGAGACTGAGGATTCAGTACAATCCGGTCTGTCTGGTTACTCGACGGAGGGCGGTGTACGGGCAGATATCGCTCTGAACTCAAGCCCGGCGAGACCGAACAGCGTAACAGCTGTTTCAGGTGAAAGTGCACGCTCTCCCCAGAAACACAGCGGCCCGGGAGGGGATGCTTCCGCCACTGATGAAGAGGGAGACTGCGCCTTTCATGGACTGTCAGTCAGGGATCGGAGGATCACAGGGTGGGAAGAAAAAGATCAAATCGTTGCGGTGTTCGTTGTGACTTTCGACACAAGATCTG GGAACATGATAGAATGGTGCCTACCTCAAGATGTGAATCTGGAGGGAGTAGAGTTCAAGTCTATGGCAAGCGGCTCTCATCGGATCTCAAGTGACTTCAT ATATTTTCGTAAAGGCTGTTACTTTGGACTAGCGTGCTTTGCCAACATGCCCGTGGAGAGTGAGCTGGAACGAGGAGCTCGGATGAAATCTGTTGGGATTTTGTCTCCTTCTTACACACTGCTATACCGTTACATGCACTTCCTGGAAAATCAAGTCCG GCACCAGTTGCAGTGTCCAGGTCAATACTCTCCACTTGAAGCTTTCTATGAGGATAAAAAGGCAGTGTTGCCCCCGGGAGGGAACGGCTTGGTCACAGCCTGCCCGACCAGTGCTCTTGGGCCTATAGTCAACCGCTGCATGCATCCAGAGATGAAG ATTACACACCCGGCTGGCTGCATGTCCCAGTTCATCCGCTTCTTTGGAGAGCAGATCATGGTGCTGTGGAAGTTTGCTTTGCTCAGGAAACGCATCCTCATTTTTTCTCCTCCCCCTGTCGGTGTGGTCTGCTATCGGG TATACTGTTGCTGCTGCCTTGCTAATGTATCCATTCCTGGGATGGGCGTCTCCGTCCCGGAGTTCCGCCCTTTTTTCTACATCAACGTTGCTGACATCTCCGCTCTCGAGACTGAGCTGTCTTACGTGGCCT GTACAACAGAGAAGATCTTTGAGGAAAAGAAGGAGCTGTATGACGTCTACATTGACAATCagaatgtaaaaacacatagaGACAGCCTCCAGCCTCTGCTTAGACTCAACAGTGCGGACAGAGAGAAGTATCGCAAGCTCTGTGAACAAAG GCAATTGCTGCTGTACTCTCAGGAGGTGGATGGAGACTGCACATCTAATGAGGAAGACCTTTTCATTTT GTTCTTCATGGAGCAAAACAACAGAATCTTCCAGACCCTGTCTGAGGTGGCGGGGAGCGCCGATCCTACCCTGACTGCTGAACATGTGAGAGCTATGGGCCTGGATCCTCAGGGTGACCGCGGTTTTCTCGTCGACCTGCTGGAAATCTACGGCATCGACGTCATGCTGGTTATCGACAACCCCTGCTGCCC TGCTGTCTGGGGGAACTGA
- the dennd11 gene encoding DENN domain-containing protein 11 isoform X1, whose protein sequence is MVEQSDRAPLLDWEEVPPAELAPTAPSPETEDSVQSGLSGYSTEGGVRADIALNSSPARPNSVTAVSGESARSPQKHSGPGGDASATDEEGDCAFHGLSVRDRRITGWEEKDQIVAVFVVTFDTRSGNMIEWCLPQDVNLEGVEFKSMASGSHRISSDFIYFRKGCYFGLACFANMPVESELERGARMKSVGILSPSYTLLYRYMHFLENQVRHQLQCPGQYSPLEAFYEDKKAVLPPGGNGLVTACPTSALGPIVNRCMHPEMKITHPAGCMSQFIRFFGEQIMVLWKFALLRKRILIFSPPPVGVVCYRVYCCCCLANVSIPGMGVSVPEFRPFFYINVADISALETELSYVACTTEKIFEEKKELYDVYIDNQNVKTHRDSLQPLLRLNSADREKYRKLCEQRQLLLYSQEVDGDCTSNEEDLFILFFMEQNNRIFQTLSEVAGSADPTLTAEHVRAMGLDPQGDRGFLVDLLEIYGIDVMLVIDNPCCPQCCLGELM, encoded by the exons ATGGTTGAGCAGTCGGATCGCGCTCCGCTGCTGGATTGGGAGGAGGTTCCCCCGGCCGAACTTGCCCCAACGGCTCCATCACCGGAGACTGAGGATTCAGTACAATCCGGTCTGTCTGGTTACTCGACGGAGGGCGGTGTACGGGCAGATATCGCTCTGAACTCAAGCCCGGCGAGACCGAACAGCGTAACAGCTGTTTCAGGTGAAAGTGCACGCTCTCCCCAGAAACACAGCGGCCCGGGAGGGGATGCTTCCGCCACTGATGAAGAGGGAGACTGCGCCTTTCATGGACTGTCAGTCAGGGATCGGAGGATCACAGGGTGGGAAGAAAAAGATCAAATCGTTGCGGTGTTCGTTGTGACTTTCGACACAAGATCTG GGAACATGATAGAATGGTGCCTACCTCAAGATGTGAATCTGGAGGGAGTAGAGTTCAAGTCTATGGCAAGCGGCTCTCATCGGATCTCAAGTGACTTCAT ATATTTTCGTAAAGGCTGTTACTTTGGACTAGCGTGCTTTGCCAACATGCCCGTGGAGAGTGAGCTGGAACGAGGAGCTCGGATGAAATCTGTTGGGATTTTGTCTCCTTCTTACACACTGCTATACCGTTACATGCACTTCCTGGAAAATCAAGTCCG GCACCAGTTGCAGTGTCCAGGTCAATACTCTCCACTTGAAGCTTTCTATGAGGATAAAAAGGCAGTGTTGCCCCCGGGAGGGAACGGCTTGGTCACAGCCTGCCCGACCAGTGCTCTTGGGCCTATAGTCAACCGCTGCATGCATCCAGAGATGAAG ATTACACACCCGGCTGGCTGCATGTCCCAGTTCATCCGCTTCTTTGGAGAGCAGATCATGGTGCTGTGGAAGTTTGCTTTGCTCAGGAAACGCATCCTCATTTTTTCTCCTCCCCCTGTCGGTGTGGTCTGCTATCGGG TATACTGTTGCTGCTGCCTTGCTAATGTATCCATTCCTGGGATGGGCGTCTCCGTCCCGGAGTTCCGCCCTTTTTTCTACATCAACGTTGCTGACATCTCCGCTCTCGAGACTGAGCTGTCTTACGTGGCCT GTACAACAGAGAAGATCTTTGAGGAAAAGAAGGAGCTGTATGACGTCTACATTGACAATCagaatgtaaaaacacatagaGACAGCCTCCAGCCTCTGCTTAGACTCAACAGTGCGGACAGAGAGAAGTATCGCAAGCTCTGTGAACAAAG GCAATTGCTGCTGTACTCTCAGGAGGTGGATGGAGACTGCACATCTAATGAGGAAGACCTTTTCATTTT GTTCTTCATGGAGCAAAACAACAGAATCTTCCAGACCCTGTCTGAGGTGGCGGGGAGCGCCGATCCTACCCTGACTGCTGAACATGTGAGAGCTATGGGCCTGGATCCTCAGGGTGACCGCGGTTTTCTCGTCGACCTGCTGGAAATCTACGGCATCGACGTCATGCTGGTTATCGACAACCCCTGCTGCCC CCAGTGCTGTCTGGGGGAACTGATGTGA
- the agk gene encoding acylglycerol kinase, mitochondrial isoform X2 has protein sequence MARVVKVFRTLRNHWKKSTFAVCVLSYGGHWLYGKHCDSVLLREACIEARAFGHQLIGPQENLKKAMVILNPAACNGKANALFEKNAAPILHLAGVEVKIVKTDYEGQAKKLMEFMDQTDMLIIAGGDGTLQEVITGLLRRVDEETFSKIPIGFIPLGYSNSLSQSLHLVSDNKVQHITSATLSILKGETVPLDVLQIKSEKEQPVFALLGLRWGAFRDVASSISKYWYLGPLKTRAAHWFSSLKWPQSHQASLSYLAPVPRPPDLPTEIPPRPSLLYRIYHRLHKYWNPPIEEPTKEPEPERWESKDISTLELTVSTHNKNPARRREDDSMVITLDSDSLTVGQFINEGTKKALNPMEFTEDASQIEASAASLNLPEEGAGFYDIDNEEYEAMSVEVRLLPRKLKFFCSAERREQLAQAQ, from the exons ATGGCTCGAGTAGTGAAAGTGTTTCGGACTTTAAGAAACCACTGGAAAAAATCCACAttcgctgtgtgtgtgctgtcataTGGAGGACATTGGCTGTATGGAAAGCACTG TGACAGTGTGCTGCTGAGAGAAGCGTGTATAGAAGCCAGG GCATTTGGCCACCAGTTAATTGGACCTCAGGAGAATTTGAAGAAAGCCATGGTCATTCTAAATCCTGCTGCCTGTAATGG AAAAGCTAATGCGTTGTTTGAGAAGAATGCAGCTCCCATTTTACACTTAGCTGGTGTGGAGGTCAAGATTGTGAAG ACTGATTATGAAGGCCAGGCAAAAAAGCTCATGGAATTTATGGATCAAACAGACATGCTGATCATTGCTGGTGGTGATGGGACATTACAGGAG GTGATAACTGGCCTGCTGCGCAGAGTTGATGAG GAGACCTTCAGTAAAATACCAATCGGTTTCATTCCTCTGGGTTACAGTAACTCTTTGAGTCAGAGTTTACATCTGGTTTCTGACAACAAAGTACA ACACATTACCTCTGCAACCCTGTCCATACTGAAAGGAGAAACCGTTCCACTGGATGTTCTGCAGATAAAA AGTGAGAAGGAGCAGCCAGTGTTTGCTCTGTTAGGCTTACGTTGGGGTGCATTCAGGGACGTCGCTTCTTCTATCAGCAA ATATTGGTACCTTGGCCCTTTGAAAACAAGAGCAGCACATTGGTTTAGTAGCCTTAAG TGGCCACAGTCTCACCAGGCCTCCCTCTCCTATCTGGCTCCTGTACCTCGTCCGCCTGACCTTCCCACTGAAATACCACCCAGACCGAGCCTTCTCTACCGCATCTACCACAGACTCCATAAATACTGGAACCCTCCTATAGAAG AGCCAACGAAAGAGCCTGAGCCAGAGCGATGGGAGAGTAAAGACATTTCCACATTGGAGCTCACAGTTAGCACACACAATAAGAACCCTGCCAGAAGA CGTGAGGACGATTCGATGGTTATAACTCTAGACTCAGACTCCCTCACAGTGGGTCAGTTCATCAACGAGGG AACTAAGAAAGCATTGAACCCAATGGAGTTTACAGAAGATGCTTCACAGATAGAAGCTAGCGCTGCTAGTCTCAATCTCCCTGAG GAGGGTGCTGGCTTTTACGACATCGACAATGAGGAATATGAGGCAATGTCTGTGGAAGTGAGACTGTTGCCACGGAAACTCAAGTTTTTTTGCAGTGCGGAGCGCAGAGAGCAGCTTGCACAGGCTCAGTGA
- the wee2 gene encoding wee1-like protein kinase 2 gives MASVNGAQQHLNFSSSGEEDSSDNSFDEWAHRSAPVRSPCRTPRVQRHRTRSITVSPTSPIPYAAWKKLRLCDSPSTPKSLLSKSSHPCSSIKPCRSQRFLRLSTAFDGVPSVNVNPFTPETVRRNREHHKRKSQRSDDEDDARSKETQNSSEDENFFLPSKRPAVSARMLSRYESEFLELSCIGVGEFGSVYRCVKRLDGCMYAIKRSRRPIAGSANEQLALKEVYAHAVLGHHPHVVRYYSAWAEDDHMIIQNEYCDGGSLHDSITEKGEQEEFFSVPELRDLLLQVSMGLKYIHSLGLVHLDIKPSNIFICRRPSSSAGGEGDSEEEDERPSSGVVYKIGDLGHVTSISSPQVEEGDSRFLAYEVLRENFTYLPKADIFALGLTVLLAAGAPPLPQNGDDWHSLRQGELPSLPQELPAPFKDLLKTLLDPDPATRPSASALCRHDVLRQERTGKLAAQLRKELNVEKFRTAMLERELKEARLAATSPQQSSRPGSLTRAGRKLVGRSAARSMSFGFPGY, from the exons ATGGCCTCTGTGAATGGAGCACAGCAGCACCTTAACTTCTCCAGCAGTGGGGAGGAGGACAGCAGTGATAATAGCTTTGATGAATGGGCACACAGGAGTGCTCCGGTCAGAAGCCCCTGTCGGACACCCCGGGTACAACGGCACCGCACCAGGAGTATCACGGTGTCCCCTACCTCTCCGATTCCGTACGCTGCTTGGAAAAAACTCCGGCTTTGTGACTCCCCCAGTACACCAAAG AGTTTGCTGTCGAAATCGTCCCACCCTTGCTCTAGCATCAAGCCATGCCGCAGTCAAAGATTCCTTCGTTTGTCTACTGCTTTTGATGGTGTGCCCTCAGTGAACGTTAACCCTTTCACACCAGAGACGGTGCGCAGAAACAGGGAACACCACAAGAGGAAGAGCCAAAGGAGTGACGATGAGGATGATGCAAG ATCTAAGGAAACTCAGAACTCGTCAGAGGATGAAAATTTCTTCCTCCCCTCAAAG AGGCCAGCAGTGTCAGCCCGCATGCTGTCACGTTATGAGAGTGAGTTTCTAGAGCTGAGCTGCATCGGCGTGGGCGAGTTTGGTTCCGTGTATCGATGTGTGAAGAGGTTGGATGGTTGCATGTACGCCATCAAGCGCTCGCGCAGGCCAATTGCAGGCTCCGCCAATGA gCAGCTGGCCTTGAAGGAAGTGTACGCCCATGCGGTGTTGGGCCATCACCCTCATGTTGTGCGATATTACTCCGCATGGGCCGAGGATGACCATATGATTATACAAAATGAGTACTGTGACG GTGGTAGCCTCCATGATTCTATAACTGAAAAAGGAGAGCAAGAGGAATTCTTCAGTGTTCCTGAGCTGAGGGATCTGCTCCTTCAGGTCTCCATGGGGCTCAAATACATCCACAGCCTAGGGCTAGTGCATCTTGACATCAAACCCA gTAATATTTTCATCTGCCGTCGCCCTAGCTCAAGTGCAGGTGGAGAAGGAGATAGTGAAGAAGAGGATGAACGGCCGTCCTCTGGAGTTGTATATAAAATTG GTGACTTGGGTCATGTAACATCCATCTCAAGTCCTCAGGTAGAGGAAGGGGATAGCCGCTTCTTGGCCTACGAGGTCCTGCGAGAG AACTTTACATATCTTCCTAAAGCAGATATTTTTGCACTGGGCCTGACGGTGTTATTAGCTGCTGGAGCTCCACCACTTCCTCAGAATGGAGATGACTGGCACAGCCTCAGGCAGGGTGAGCTTCCCAGCCTGCCCCAGGAATTACCAGCACCCTTTAAAGACCTTCTAaag ACGCTGTTGGATCCTGATCCTGCTACTAGGCCGTCTGCATCTGCGTTGTGTCGTCATGATGTCCTGCGCCAGGAGAGAACTGGCAAACTAGCTGCACAACTTCGCAAAGAATTAAATGTAGAGAAGTTCAGAACAGCTATGCTGGAAAG AGAACTCAAGGAGGCCCGACTGGCTGCTACCTCACCACAACAGTCATCACGACCAGGGTCTCTTACAAGAGCTGGGAGGAAGCTTGTGGGCAGAAGTGCTGCCCGTTCCATGAGTTTTGGTTTCCCTGGATACTAG
- the bida gene encoding BH3 interacting domain death agonist, which translates to MDYNRNFDSFPDTSLVLLAFLKQKGCQNSQLKRELDYLDEQLKLPTNHNYIESDEELQADGHSFSVSHRELLHEFQNQVQPLLPVNAEEDRAAREMAAELIRIADLLEHRVLSQAADSLTKKLRRSQEKFWGGHLSDGVQALLDQVAGAKEFKKELVEMAFTFVLMKTVCEHMPNFLLGLYGTVVQYFPYRSNR; encoded by the exons ATGGACTACAACAGAAACTTTGACAGCTTTCCGGACACTTCGCTGGTGCTCCTTGCCTTTCTGAAACAAAAAGGCTGCCAAAATAGCCAGCTTAAAAGAGAGCTTGATTATCTTGATGAACAGCTAAAACTGCCTACAAATCACAATTATATTGAGAGTGATGAGGAATTACAAGCAGATGGACACAGTTTCTCAGTCAGCCACAGAGAACTTCTACATGAATTTCAGAATCAAGTTCAGCCTCTACTACCAG TCAATGCAGAAGAGGATCGGGCAGCGAGGGAAATGGCTGCCGAGTTGATCAGAATCGCAGACTTGCTTGAGCACAGAGTCCTGTCCCAAGCCGCTGACAGTTTGACCAAGAAACTACGCAGATCTCAGGAGAAG TTCTGGGGTGGACATCTGTCTGACGGAGTGCAGGCTTTGCTTGACCAGGTGGCGGGGGCCAAAGAGTTTAAGAAGGAACTTGTGGAGATGGCCTTCACTTTTGTGCTTATGAAAACTGTTTGTGAACATATGCCTAATTTTTTGCTCGGTCTTTATGGCACAGTGGTGCAGTATTTTCCATACAGATCCAACAGATGA